CGTAATTTAGCTCTAAAGTGATCTTTAATATTCAAGAGAAGTTTCTCCGTTGGTGTATCTGTTGCTATTTTAATGCAGATTTCATCCGTACCAATGTTGTTGTGCGAAATTTCAATAACATAGCTCTGAATGGCATTAAAATCATTTAAAATATTATCCATTGCAGGTGGATATAAGGTGGTGCCTTTATACTTAATCATTTGCTTTTTACGTCCAACCACAGGGCCTAATCGCATGGTTGTTCTGCCACAAGTACAGGCATCATGATGTGCTTGAACCATATCGCCCGTTTTAAAACGTAACAAGGGCATACCTTCAACGCCTAATGTAGAAATGGTTAATTCGCCCACTTGTCCAGCAGACACCGGGTTTTCAGCATCATCTAATATTTCAGCAATAATTAATTCCGGATGATGATGTCCACCTTGTTGCGCTTCACATTCGTTAAAAGCCGTATTCATTTCGGTGGAAGCATAGGTGGAATACAGTTGAATATCCCATTCATCTGTTATTTTTTTTGATAATGCATTATGTGAAAAATCTAAATTTCGCAAAGGTTCACCAATACAAATGGCACCTTTTACGCCCGATTTGTTGATGTCAATATCATGTTGCTTGGCATATTCAATCAATTTTAATAAAAATGACGGTACGGCAATTAAATAGGTTGGGTTGAATTTTATAATAGAATCCCATTGCAATTCTGGGATTCCTGCACCAACGCGAATCATGCCAGCTCCTAATTTTCGGGATCCTAAAAAGTAGGCCAATCCAGCCATAAAGCGTCTGTCCATAGTGGTCATGAGTTGCATAACATCATTTTCCGTCACACCAGAACAGGCAAAAGATAAGGCCTCATTATAGGCTAAACGCTCTAAATCTTTTTCGGTTAAAGCAAAGGTTACAGGATCGCCTAAAGTTCCAGATGTGGTAACATAATCAATAATTTGATTTTTAGGAACACATAAAAATTCATCATTATATGCTTGCAATTGGTCTTTGGAAGTCGTTGGTATTTTTGTTAAATCTTCCAAGGTTTTTATAGAGGAAATAGCAAGGTTATGCTTTTTAAAAACCTGCTGATAATAGCTTGATTTTTCTTGTAAATACACTAATAATTCAGCCAGCTTTTCTTCTTGAAAAATTTTAATTTCTGATTTAGTAGCTTGTTCTATTTTAGGAATCATATTATTTTTCGGAGGTTTGTGTCTGCAACTTGAGGTAATTTAGTAATTCTAATCATAGTATTTATGTTTCTTCATAATTGTTTCATCGTCTTTTATTTTACCTTCTTTTATTTGTTGCAATCCAAGTTTAATTTCAGACTATTGCTCTAACGGCAATTCATCCCAAACATCTATTTTTTATACTTGAATATCCATGACACTTTATATTGTATCCAAAAGTAAGGATTCTATTTTATTTCAATTTGTTTTTAATCTTTTTAATGTACCAATCTATTTGTTCTTGATCTGGAACAGTGGTAATTTCTTTGGTCTGCGCCTTCTCAAAAGCTTGTAAAGCTGCTGTGTAATAGTGTTTTTTATAGTAATAGGTTCCCACTAAATAATAGGCCTCCCAATAATTTGGGTTCACAGCAATTAGTTCGTCCAGAACGTTTTGTTCTACATGATTGTCTGTTGAAATAGCTTTGGAAATTTCCCGACTTAAAACCCGATATGTTTCATAGTCTAAATACGCCTGCGTGAATTGAAATGGATCGGCTTCAATAGATAATTCACTATTATGAAATGATTTGGCTGCAGTTTCTGATGGTTCGTTTTTGAAAATCGTATGCAAATTATAAGCTACAAATTCGCCTAATTGATACGGGTTTGCGGATACCCAAACCAAGCCTTGTTCAGGTTTAAAAACCACACCATGATGGGCTAATAATTGGTTTAAGGCTTTTTCGTTTCCATAGCCTATGGCTTTATTTTTTAATCCTTCTGTGTTTCTTAAAATAGAAACCGCTTTTTCAACCGTTAGTTTGGGCGTTTCTGAAAGTAACTCTTCCATACGTTCAAAACGATATTGCGAGTGACTTTCAGCAATTTGTTTTAAGTTATTTTCATCAGTTGCATAGGCGTCACTTTGAAAATGATTGGAACAAATTAATTGATTGGAATTTTCAACGTTATAAACGCCAAAATTATTTGGCGACACCTCAATGGTAACCGCATGATTATCCTTGGCACTTCCTATAAATATAGATTCCGAAACAAATACTTGGCGTTTTTTAGCAATAGCAATGGCTTCATCTATCGTGCTGGCATATTGTAAAATTTCGCGTGTTAAAATGGAAATTGGTGTTTTGGCAATTAACGGTATATCTGATTTTCCAGCATTAATTGTCACGGTTAATCCTTGGTCGTTCATGCCTGAAACCACACCCATCATGCCAGCCCAAGTAACGGACATAAAATTATAACCGTTTGTAGGTTTTATGAAGGCAATGATTTTATTTTTTGCGAAATCGTCTCCAGCATAAAAGTCGAAATTTCTACCAATAATTAAGCTGCTATCTTCGGTTTTATCTCCCCAAGCGGCAAAAGATGAACAGCCAACAAGTGCCAAATCCTGTAAGGCGTGACCAATATCGTGGGCACTATGAAAATAGAGTAATCGCAGATAATCATCAGCCACATAA
Above is a window of Bizionia sp. M204 DNA encoding:
- a CDS encoding phenylacetate--CoA ligase family protein; amino-acid sequence: MIPKIEQATKSEIKIFQEEKLAELLVYLQEKSSYYQQVFKKHNLAISSIKTLEDLTKIPTTSKDQLQAYNDEFLCVPKNQIIDYVTTSGTLGDPVTFALTEKDLERLAYNEALSFACSGVTENDVMQLMTTMDRRFMAGLAYFLGSRKLGAGMIRVGAGIPELQWDSIIKFNPTYLIAVPSFLLKLIEYAKQHDIDINKSGVKGAICIGEPLRNLDFSHNALSKKITDEWDIQLYSTYASTEMNTAFNECEAQQGGHHHPELIIAEILDDAENPVSAGQVGELTISTLGVEGMPLLRFKTGDMVQAHHDACTCGRTTMRLGPVVGRKKQMIKYKGTTLYPPAMDNILNDFNAIQSYVIEISHNNIGTDEICIKIATDTPTEKLLLNIKDHFRAKLRVAPKIEFHDKKIIQKLQFPAMSRKPVMVIDNRKKD
- a CDS encoding C45 family peptidase gives rise to the protein MLKTYWNILVFILLITSCGVKKSLHDIPDVSNYNQTIPERNQISDSTFTTENGLLTKNKYGQWELYVSGDPYQIGLQTGSLSQELMAKQETAFLGKVEELVPSKTKQYLLRKVLAWYNRKMYLHVPEEYKSEILGVSKYAGDSYDYVADDYLRLLYFHSAHDIGHALQDLALVGCSSFAAWGDKTEDSSLIIGRNFDFYAGDDFAKNKIIAFIKPTNGYNFMSVTWAGMMGVVSGMNDQGLTVTINAGKSDIPLIAKTPISILTREILQYASTIDEAIAIAKKRQVFVSESIFIGSAKDNHAVTIEVSPNNFGVYNVENSNQLICSNHFQSDAYATDENNLKQIAESHSQYRFERMEELLSETPKLTVEKAVSILRNTEGLKNKAIGYGNEKALNQLLAHHGVVFKPEQGLVWVSANPYQLGEFVAYNLHTIFKNEPSETAAKSFHNSELSIEADPFQFTQAYLDYETYRVLSREISKAISTDNHVEQNVLDELIAVNPNYWEAYYLVGTYYYKKHYYTAALQAFEKAQTKEITTVPDQEQIDWYIKKIKNKLK